CCTACCACGACTTGAAGCTTTATAGTTCACTGACCAAGTCTATTTAattccctttctcttttcttgGTTGAGTTACACTCCATGACTGAATTTGAGTTGGAGTCCAGCTTCAATAGATGCAAGTAAAGCCATGAATTGATCTTCATACCCAATGGAAGGGAGTCCTACACACAATTGAATCTCCTTGGCTTTGAGTAGTAGCCAATTTGATGCTTGCATTTGATCATTCAAAGGATACAGTGAGTTCAAAGGGGTAGGCTTATCCCAAGGATCTTCATCACCATTATCCATACCATCTGCCACCTCCAGAACCTCACCCGCCGCTGGCTGAAGCTCCCCTCCTTATTATTGTGTATGGATGCTTTGGACGTAAAGATCACCAAGGTATCAGCATCTGTTTGGACGTCCCCTGCACCCAGCGTTTCAGTATTTTCCACCACTGGCATCTCTGTACCCATTTCTTGTTCATCCCATTCAAATACCGCAGCTATAGGGCGGTTGCATAAATATAAAGCAATGGATATCTTTTGTTAGATTGCGAGGTGGCCTGGTATTGTGGCCCGGTATTTACGGAATGAGATCTTTAATCTGACCCAGGTGCCATGGGTTATCCCCGGAAGAGTTAGGGATATTCTGAGGGGCTGGACAGGAATTTAGGGGAAATGCCCACATAGCAACTGTTTGGAGAATGATCCCTCATTGCACTATGTGGTGTTTATTAGtggattatatttatttaaattaattcctATGTTTATCTATGTATTTCAGGTATAGACAGATTTGTATAGCTGTATAGGATTTATaggatttttaatttgaatatttagattGGGTAGATAAGTATGGGAAACATATCTTATCCAAGATTTGAATCCCTTTAAGATAGCATGTCAGATTTCGAATTTCCTATCTATGTAATCTATTTTTTGCTATTTATGAATAAGGAGGAGGAAGAAATCATTCAGCAAAAGAAAATTGTTATGGTATCACGACAAGGTTCAGAATCCTAGGTTTTTCTGATTCTAAGATTAAATTTTTCGGCTAGGGTTTTTCTGTTTCCAGAGTTGcggttatttttttctctagtcTCAAGGGTTGCGGCAAGGGTTTCTTGTCTATCATGTCTTCTAAAATTAGAGATTGTCTTCTGGTTTGATTCAATGGAAAGAATTATGCTGCGTGctcttttcagtttcaattttTGGTGAAAGGGAAGGAACTTTGGGGTCACATTAATGGGAGTAGTGTGGCACCAGAGGACAAAGATCAACAGGCTTCTTGGGAAAGCAATGATGCCCGAGTCATGTCTTGGATTCTTGGATCTTTTGATCCCCACATTATCTTGAATTTATGCTCATTCAAGAATGCTCGTGATATGTGGAATCATCTCAAGCGGCTATATACTCATAATAATGTAGCTATGAGATTTCAACTCGAGCTAGAGATGTCAAATTTCTCTCAAGGAGCTCTCTCTGTGGGGGAGTTTTATTCTGGTTTTTGTAACTTGTGGGCTGAGTATACAAATATTGTATACACATCAATTCCAGCAACAAGTTTGGCCGATATTCGAGCTGTTCATGAAGCAAGTATGTGGGCAtagtttcttatgaaactaaGGCCTGAATTTGAATTTATTCGTGCTAATATGATGAACTGAGATCCTGTGCCTCTACTTGATATGTGTTTGGGAGATATATTTCGAGAGGAGCAAAGATTGATGACTCAAACAGCCATGGATCAAGCTACTCCAGCTCCTGTGGCATATGCAGCTCAAGGAAAAACCAAAGGGAGGTATTTGAGCACTACTCAATGCTATAGTTGCAAAGGTTATGGGCATATCGCTGCAAATTGCTCTAAGAAAACTTGCAACTATTGCAAGAAGTAAGAACATTTCATCAAGGATTGCCCGATACGTCCTCCACGTTGTCAAGAAACTGCCTATTCAGCTGCTGTTGAGGCTACTAGTGCTGCCAGTTCTACCTTGGCCACTTCCTCTCATGTTCCAGCTTCCACTTCTCAAAATCCCACCTCTATTACACCAGAAATGGTACAACAAATTATCATCTCAGCTTTTTCAGCTTTTGGAATTTCAGGTAAAACCAAATCTGCCTCTAAACCTTGGTATTTTGATTCCGGTGCCACCAACCATATGACAAATGCCTCTCACTCTCTTGTTAATGTCTCATAGTATGCTGGTCCACTTAAAATTCACACAGTAGATGAGAGTGCCCTACCTATCACTGCCATAGGTGATATTTTTCCTTCCTTAAAAATTGTTTTGGTGTCTCCTTCATTAAATACCAATCTGATTTCTATTGGCCAATTAGTTGGCAGCAATTGTAGAGTGTCATTCACTTCTTCTAGTTGTCTTGTACAGGATCAGGTGAACAGGAAGATGATTGCAAGGGGTCCTAAAGAGGGTCAGCTGTTTCCTTTATGTTTAGATTCAAAATATGTTGAGTCAAagtctttatcttcattttcttgtaaTGTTGGTACTTTGAGCGTGAAAGATTGGCATAGGCGGTTGGGCCATCTCAATTCTCACATAGTTCATAAGTTGTTATCTTTCGGTTTAATTGGCAATAAAGAGCTCTATTATCTTGATCGATTAAATTTTGATTGTGATACATGTAAGATAGCTAAGAGTAAAGTTTTGCCTTTTCCTTCAAAAGAATCTCATGCCACTCGTGCCTTTGATGTTATTCATAGTGATGTATGGGTTATTGCCCCGATCGAATCTCATGAtcgttataaatattttatgacgtttattgatgattatacTCATTTTACATAGATTTACTTTCTTCGCACTAAGAATGAAGTATTTCCAATATTCAAGCGTTTCTTGGCTTACCTCACTAATCAATTTTCTGCCTCTCCTAAGATTCTTTGCTCCGATTCAGGAGGAGAATATATATCTACTGAGTTTCAAATGTTCATTCAAGATCAAGGAATTATTTCTCAACATTCTTGTccatacactccacaacaaaatggagtagctgaAAGAAAGAATCGCCATCTTCTTGATATGGTCCAAACTCTCCTAATTGATTTGGGTGTGCCCTCTCGTTTTTGGTGTGAAACTTTGTCTACTGCTgtgtatttaattaatagattactTACTTCAGTATTAGACAATGTTTCTCCTTATTCTTCGCTATTTGGGCACTCCCCAGACTATTTTGAATTGCACTCATTtggttgtgtttgttttgtgcatcttCCATCTCACAAAAGACACAAACTTTCTTCTCAATCAATCAAATGTGCTTTTTTAGGATATAATTCTTTTCAGAAAGGTTTTGTTTGTTATGATCCTCAAGCTAAATGCATTCAAGTTTCTCACAATGTGGTGTTCTTTGACAAACAACAATTTTTTCGTACTCATCTAGACCCTATTCCTCCTAGTTTCTGCGTTTTGCCAAATTTTTCAGCAGATTTGACCTGTTTGTGTTTACACCAGGTGTAAATCTTCTCATCCAGCAGATTTGACCGCTCTTTCTACCCCTTCTAACCATCTACCCGTGACTCCTGATCAATCCTTGGACACATCTTATGATCCACCATCTCGTTGGCATACTTCTAGAGTCTCCAAACCCCCGGATCGGTATAGTTTTTCCTCTCATTCTTCTATGACTGCTACACTTTCTTCTATTGCTATTCCCTCCTCTTTTAAGCAAGCTATGGAACATGAGTGTTGGAGGAATGCCATGCAAGTAGAAATGGATGCACTAGCGGCCAATGACACTTGGAATATCTTGTCCTTCTTCTATGACACCTATTGGTAGTAAGTGGGTGTATTCTGTGAAGCTTAGATCAAATGGGTCCCTTGAGAGATATAAAGCTCGTTTGGTAGCTTTGGGAAATAGACAAGAATATGGgattgattatgatgagacGTTTGCTCCTATTGCTAAGATGACAATTGTTCGTCTCCTTCTTGCCATTGCCGCTTCTCAGTCTTAGCAATTGCATCAGATAGATGTGAAGAATGttttccttcatggtgatttaaaAGAGGACATTTACATGAAACTTCCTTCTGGTGTGCCACTTTCCTTAGCTAATGATGTTTGTAAGCTGAAAAAGTCATTATATGGTCTAAAACAAGCTCCCAAAGCTTGGTTTGAGAAGTTCCGCAATACCTTACTTGAGTTTCAATTCACTCAGAGTGAGTATGATGCTTCTTTGTTTCTTCATAAGAGTGAttctggttttgttttcttgttggtCTATGTGGACGTTATCATTATTACTAGATCCGATATTGAATTTATTCAAAGGGTTCAGATGCACCTTCATAAggtctttcatatgaaagattcgGGACTATTGACTTATTTTTTGGGGGTGGAAGTTCATAATCAGGTACATGGGTTATTTATTAATCAACATAAATACACCCAGGACCTTGTTCAGTTGGCTGGGTTGGGGGAGACGACTTCAGTTGATACTCCTATGGAAGCCAATGTGAAGTATCGGAAGGATGAGGGTGATTTAATTTCTGATCCTACATTATATAGGAAGCTTGTTGGGAGTCTAATCTACCTCACTATCACACATCTGGATATCTCATATGCTGTCCATATTGTCAGTAAATTTATGGACACACCTCGGCACTTGCATTTAGTGGTTGTTCGTCGTATTATCAGATATTTGATTGGGACTCCTAACCGTTGGTTATTTTTTCATGTTGGCACTTCTCTACAACTTATGGCTTATAGTGATGCGGATTTGGCTGGTTGCCCAGATTCTAGGCGTTCTACAACTGGTTGGTGCATCTTTCTTGGAGATTCACTCATCTCCTGCAAATGCAAGAAGCAAGAGTGTGTTTCTAAATCTTCTACTAAAGCTGAATGTAGAGCTATGTCAGCAGCTTGCTCTGAGGTGATGTGGTTGCATGGCATTCTTCAAGAGATTGGTTTTTCACAAGACAAGCCAACTCCTCTTCATGGTGACAACACTGCCAATCCAGTATTTCATGTGCGTACCAAACATATTGAAGTGAATTGTCACTATATTCGTCAAGCCTATGAGGCTAAGTCTATTATTCTTCCTCATATCTCTACGAATCTTCAAGTAGCTGATATATTCACAAAAGCGATGACTAGACAGTGGCATCAATTCCTAGTTAGCAAATTGATGCTAGTAGATAcaccagcatcaatttgagggggtattagtatattatatttatttaaattaattcctGTGTTTATCTATGTATTTCAGGTATAGACAGATTTGTACAGCTGTATAggatttgtaatttgaatatttagattGGGTAGATAAGTATGGGAAACATATCTTATCCAAGATTTGAATTCCTTTAAGATGGAAAGTCAGATTTCAAATTTCCTATCCATGTAATCTATTTTTTGCTATTTATGaatgagaaggaggaggaagaaaTCATTCAGCAAAAGAAAATTGTTAGTGTTTGTGGCTGGAGAGAAACAAGAGGTTCTTTGAAGACATGGAGCGTTCTTTGGATGAGCTAAATCAGTTTTTTTACAATCTGTTACTCTCTTGGACTTCAATCATTATTTGTAATACGGACTATCTTCATGAGTTGCTTGTATCTCTCACTAGTGCTTAGTAGTAATTAGGCATGTTCGTTGTATACTACCAGTGTACATGGGTGATGCCTTTGATATCAATAAAACTTTACTTTtactagtaaaaataaaaataaagcagtaatcttttgtaagaaaaaagaaaaaaaagtaagatgTGCTTCTACCCATGTGCTAGACCACCCTTCAGTTGGTACGCTAGATGCCTAAAATAAGTAGTATTTGATTCTATAAAGTTTCTTCACCTGTTACAATGGTCCTAGTAAATCGCTCCTGTTTTAGTGTGGCTGGATACTTGCTACTTATTGAATCGCTAATTGTGATTCTCCAACGGAGACGTGATTAACAAGGATTGCTTTTGTTGCAGAGTATTTCAAATCCTGTTTATCTTTTCCAAGGTATTGTGCTACGTCGAGGTGCCAAGGGAACTGGAATGAAATCTATAGAACTAGCACTCTCCATGTGTGACATTGTTGACATATATGGTTTTACTGTTGATCCTGGTTATACTGAATGGTCAGCTAAATCctgattttcaaacttttgttttcatatttagCATCACTTGATACCTGCTTATGTTCTTTACATGTCATACTATTCCGTTTCATTTTGGCTCATATAGGTTGTAATCTTTCTGATAGGACACGATACTTCTCCACACCCAGGAAAGGACACAATCCACTTCAAGGAAGAGCATACTACCAGCTTCTAGAATGCCTTGGCGTAAGGAtaaactctctctttctcctttttaattttcttccgACTCATTTCCCTCTGAGGGACCACAAACTATATACACCAATCATTATCTCCATGAGCTCGGGTTTATGCCTCAGGTTATTAGGATCCATTCTCCCATGAGATCCAAGAGGAAGCAAGACTGGTCAGATGTTCCTAGTCGAGATATGATAAGCAGAGCTCACACTGCTGCTTTGCGCTTAAAGAGGAGTCAAGCTGTTCAGGTGGATGATTTGGACCAGTTTGGTAGTTGCAAGGTGTGGGGCAACGTGGAACCTGACCACAGTGGACCTGTCTCAGGATCTCCAGACATgagcaatgtcaggaagtatTCAAATTACAGTAAATGGGAAGTTATGCCGTTCAGGAGTCTGAGGAAGGAAGCACAGGATCACTACATCCAAATGCAGGGCGTCTCCTTATACAAGATGGATGGCAATAAATTGGATGATCTAGTCTGTGTAAGGCATTCCTTAAAATCTGAGGCATAAGGCTATAAGCAATGCCTTCTATCGGTCATTCTCTGTAGTATTACATTTTGGCTGGTCAAGAGCAGGCCTAACTGGATAATACCTTTATCTTGGACAAGGATTTGTATTAACTTCCAGTTCGTGTCACAAATTCTTTTCATCAAGCCTTTATTGACTTCCACACATGTAAAAAGAGTTGGACATTATGTCAGTTTCATGGATTGGGTGCTTCTCGCTTCGTGGAGATTTCTACTTACAAATTTGAGAGTTAAGTTTGCAGAGATGCTTATGCAGTTGTAGGTTTCTGTGGGCTCTTTCAGTTGGGCTTGAATTCACCTTGATACAGTCGATCGTAGGGTAGAAATTTGTCTGATAGGAGATGTAGTTTGTGAAAGTTCTCccaaaagtttatgaaattgggGTGGTGGATCATTCATCATCTTGGAACATGTATTCTTATCTAATTTTGGAGGATATTCCAAGGTAGTGCTTTGTGCCTTGGTTCCTGAAgatgattatttttataaataggtGCCTCTGCGCCTGCGGTGGAGCTTGATTTGTGTTCTAATCCCTATGGATGGCCATATTAATCTAGGTTGGTGGAAGATATGAACAAGAAGCATTACTTTCAATGTTGTTCGGAGCAAAATTTCTGGAAACAATATTTTCAACcatgaaatgattttaatcaAACAGAAGGTTGTTATAGTTTCCAGTGTTAAAGGTGCTAGTATAGCTTGCCCGGGGTCCACTCGCAGGCAGGgcgttatttttataatatcttaACTTCGTATAGCTGAAGAAGTCCTTATCTTGCCCCTCCCGACGTGACATGACACAGACCAACTTTAATGGGAAATTCATGGAACAAAGATAACTTACTCTCCGATCGTAGTGGACATTGGTGCATCAATCATCAATGCCACGGCAGCAACTGTGGCAGATATTTATTCACATGgcgaattatataaaattagactGATCTTTTAAATAGAGGGGAAGAGGCAGGACAAAGTGAGAGATTGGAAAATTCGGA
This is a stretch of genomic DNA from Carya illinoinensis cultivar Pawnee chromosome 3, C.illinoinensisPawnee_v1, whole genome shotgun sequence. It encodes these proteins:
- the LOC122302226 gene encoding sialyltransferase-like protein 1 isoform X1, with protein sequence MRAHKASGNNKRPALLHLVCAVVLFSLLFFAIQSSFFSGNQKPDLHRKNQKSDLDTAEVRVLSEFQSSVQQCVANRGLGLTAHSIDHCKLILKFPKGTNSTWYNAQFKIYEPLEYTYDVCQAILLWEQYRNMTTVLTREYLDARPDGWLEYAAKRIAQLGADKCYNRTLCEEHLNLILPAKPPFHPRQFRKCAVVGNSGDLLKTNFGKEIDSHDAVIRDNEAPVNEKYAKYVGLKRDFRLVVRGAARNMVTILKGSADEVLIIKSVTHRDFNAMIKDQVNRKMIARGPKEGGEYISTEFQMFIQDQGIISQHSCPYTPQQNGVAERKNRHLLDMVQTLLIDLGVPSRFWCKSSHPADLTALSTPSNHLPVTPDQSLDTSYDPPSRWHTSRVSKPPDRDADLAGCPDSRRSTTGWCIFLGDSLISCKCKKQECVSKSSTKAECRAMSAACSEVMWLHGILQEIGFSQDKPTPLHGDNTANPVFHSISNPVYLFQGIVLRRGAKGTGMKSIELALSMCDIVDIYGFTVDPGYTEWTRYFSTPRKGHNPLQGRAYYQLLECLGVIRIHSPMRSKRKQDWSDVPSRDMISRAHTAALRLKRSQAVQVDDLDQFGSCKVWGNVEPDHSGPVSGSPDMSNVRKYSNYSKWEVMPFRSLRKEAQDHYIQMQGVSLYKMDGNKLDDLVCVRHSLKSEA